One Sulfolobus sp. S-194 DNA segment encodes these proteins:
- the hmgA gene encoding hydroxymethylglutaryl-CoA reductase (NADPH), with protein sequence MQEIIDEVVNKALKGKIELHEIDNLLEANAAMVARRLVIEKLTNTKLPSIGSTILDYAEIKNRNAENVIGGIQIPVGVIGPLRVNGDYAKGDFYVPLATTEGALIASVNRGAKVISKSGGARVKIIFDGMTRAPVFKLSSIEDVIDFLNWIKDNFSKIKEIAESTTSHGKLINIEPYVLGNNVWLRFVFETGDAMGMNMVTVATEKACEFIEREFGRAVCLAVSGNMCSDKKQSQVNSLHGRGKTVVAEALIPHELIKTVLKSDSALIHEVNLRKNWLGGARAGTMFQFNAHFANIVTAIFIATGQDVAQVVESSSGYTWTEIRDNGLYISVTLTSLEVGTIGGGTRLPTQREALSIMGVYGPGNPPGSNAKKFAEIIASTVLAGELNLLAALANKELGKAHLRLGRGAKV encoded by the coding sequence ATGCAAGAGATAATTGATGAGGTAGTTAATAAGGCTCTTAAGGGTAAGATTGAGCTTCATGAGATAGATAATTTATTAGAAGCAAATGCTGCAATGGTGGCTAGAAGATTAGTTATAGAAAAACTAACAAATACCAAACTTCCTTCTATTGGATCTACAATTCTTGATTATGCTGAGATAAAAAATAGAAATGCAGAAAACGTTATAGGTGGAATTCAAATACCAGTAGGTGTTATAGGTCCTTTAAGAGTAAATGGTGATTATGCTAAAGGAGATTTTTATGTTCCCCTAGCAACTACTGAAGGCGCGTTAATAGCAAGTGTAAATAGGGGTGCAAAAGTTATATCTAAAAGTGGGGGTGCAAGAGTAAAGATAATTTTTGATGGAATGACTAGAGCACCAGTTTTTAAACTTAGTAGTATAGAAGATGTTATAGATTTTCTAAACTGGATAAAAGATAATTTTTCAAAGATAAAAGAGATTGCAGAAAGCACTACTTCACATGGTAAGTTAATAAACATAGAGCCATACGTTCTAGGTAATAATGTATGGCTTAGATTTGTCTTTGAAACAGGTGATGCGATGGGTATGAACATGGTTACTGTAGCTACTGAGAAAGCATGTGAGTTTATTGAGAGAGAATTTGGAAGGGCTGTATGTTTGGCGGTAAGTGGTAATATGTGCAGTGATAAGAAACAATCTCAAGTAAATTCTCTGCATGGTAGGGGTAAAACTGTTGTTGCAGAGGCACTAATTCCACACGAATTGATTAAGACTGTGTTAAAATCTGATTCAGCTTTAATTCATGAAGTTAATTTAAGGAAAAATTGGTTAGGCGGAGCTAGGGCTGGTACAATGTTTCAATTTAATGCCCATTTTGCTAATATTGTGACAGCTATTTTTATAGCCACTGGGCAAGATGTAGCTCAAGTTGTTGAAAGTAGTTCTGGGTATACATGGACTGAAATACGCGATAATGGATTATATATTTCTGTGACTTTAACGTCGTTAGAAGTTGGTACTATAGGTGGTGGTACTAGATTACCAACTCAAAGGGAAGCTTTGTCAATTATGGGGGTATACGGGCCAGGTAATCCTCCTGGAAGTAATGCGAAAAAATTTGCAGAAATTATAGCATCTACTGTTCTTGCAGGAGAACTGAATTTACTTGCAGCATTGGCGAATAAGGAATTAGGTAAAGCTCACTTAAGGTTAGGCAGAGGGGCCAAAGTTTAA
- the glyA gene encoding serine hydroxymethyltransferase, translated as MSQIPKELEKVIELTREQNRWRRTEVINLIASENVMSPLAETVYMSDFMSRYAEGKPYKRYYQGTKYVDEVEILAMQLMNEITNTKFCDLRATSGTIANAAVFRVLANPGEKALIAPVQAGAHVSHTKFGTLGALGIEHIELPYDADKMNVDVDKAIKMIDQIKPKFIVMGGSLYLFPHPVKELAPHAHAVGAKVVYDAAHVYGLITGKVWHNPLEEGADIMTSSTHKTFPGPQGGAIFSNEEEIFKKVADTIFPWFVSNHHLHRLPATAVTAIEMKYFGEDYAKQITKNAKAFAEALAAEGFKVIGEHLGYTKSHQVVLDVRNLGGGAKIAKLFEDANIITNKNLLPYDPPSAVKDPSGIRLGVQEMTRFGMKEEEMREIAKLMREVAIDGKDPNEVKKKVTAFRKNYLEVKYTFNVDLSKYSNGKVLPLLI; from the coding sequence ATGAGTCAAATTCCTAAAGAGCTTGAAAAAGTAATTGAGCTAACGAGAGAACAAAATAGATGGAGAAGAACAGAGGTAATAAATTTAATAGCGTCTGAAAATGTAATGAGTCCTTTAGCTGAGACGGTTTATATGAGTGACTTTATGTCAAGATATGCAGAAGGCAAGCCATATAAAAGATATTATCAAGGAACAAAGTATGTTGATGAAGTTGAAATATTAGCTATGCAATTAATGAATGAAATTACTAACACTAAATTCTGTGATTTACGAGCTACTAGTGGGACTATAGCAAATGCTGCTGTATTTAGAGTACTAGCTAACCCTGGCGAAAAGGCATTAATTGCTCCAGTTCAGGCTGGAGCTCATGTAAGTCATACTAAATTTGGTACATTGGGAGCTTTAGGTATAGAACATATAGAGCTTCCTTATGATGCTGATAAAATGAATGTAGATGTAGATAAAGCAATAAAGATGATTGATCAAATTAAGCCTAAATTTATTGTGATGGGAGGGAGTTTATATTTATTTCCTCACCCAGTTAAAGAATTAGCTCCTCATGCACATGCTGTGGGAGCAAAAGTAGTTTATGATGCGGCTCATGTTTATGGCTTAATAACTGGAAAAGTGTGGCATAACCCATTAGAAGAAGGAGCAGATATTATGACTTCTTCAACGCATAAAACTTTCCCCGGACCTCAAGGTGGTGCTATATTTTCAAATGAGGAAGAAATATTTAAGAAAGTTGCTGACACAATATTCCCATGGTTTGTTAGTAATCATCATTTGCATAGATTACCAGCTACTGCAGTAACTGCCATTGAGATGAAATATTTTGGTGAGGATTACGCAAAACAAATAACTAAGAACGCAAAGGCTTTTGCTGAAGCATTAGCGGCTGAAGGTTTTAAGGTTATAGGAGAGCATTTAGGTTATACTAAGAGTCATCAAGTAGTGCTGGATGTTAGAAATTTAGGTGGAGGTGCGAAAATAGCTAAATTGTTTGAAGATGCTAATATAATAACTAATAAAAACTTGTTACCCTACGATCCACCCAGTGCTGTAAAAGATCCTAGTGGTATAAGATTAGGAGTACAAGAAATGACCAGATTTGGTATGAAAGAAGAAGAGATGAGAGAAATAGCAAAGTTAATGAGAGAAGTAGCAATTGATGGTAAAGATCCAAATGAAGTTAAGAAAAAAGTAACTGCATTTAGAAAGAATTATTTAGAGGTCAAATACACATTCAATGTCGATCTATCAAAGTATTCTAATGGAAAAGTACTACCATTGCTTATCTAA
- a CDS encoding Zn-ribbon domain-containing OB-fold protein, with protein sequence MKISPPRNWRLKETLYSIVLGKCEKCGSILYPYQQLCSSCGSTNIKKIVSRGHGKLIEYTISYQSREGYEKALPMAVGLIELDEGVRILAPLTDTDNIKEGAEVEAVLRRITADSNNGLIQYGIKFRVIDNARDN encoded by the coding sequence GTGAAAATTAGTCCTCCAAGAAATTGGAGATTAAAAGAAACCTTATATTCAATTGTTTTAGGTAAGTGTGAAAAATGCGGAAGTATATTGTATCCTTATCAGCAACTATGTAGTTCATGCGGTTCCACTAATATAAAGAAAATTGTTTCGAGAGGTCACGGAAAACTAATTGAATACACAATATCTTATCAATCACGTGAGGGATATGAAAAGGCTTTACCTATGGCTGTAGGATTAATAGAGTTAGATGAAGGAGTTAGGATTTTAGCCCCTCTTACTGATACTGATAACATTAAAGAAGGTGCTGAGGTTGAAGCTGTTCTAAGGAGGATTACTGCTGATTCTAATAATGGTTTAATACAGTACGGTATTAAATTTAGAGTGATAGATAATGCAAGAGATAATTGA